In Campylobacter massiliensis, the DNA window TTATCTGGTGGAGGGCGACTCCGCGGGCGGCTCTGCTAAACAAGGACGCGATAGAGTGTTTCAGGCGATTTTGCCGTTAAAAGGTAAAATTTTAAACGTCGAAAAATCGCGTTTAGATAAAATTTTAAAATCGGACGAAATAAAAAATATGATAACTGCGCTAGGTTGCGGTATCGGCGACGAATTTGATGCCGAGAGGCTTCGCTACCACAAAATCATAATCATGACCGATGCCGACGTCGACGGTAGCCATATCCAGACTCTACTTTTAACATTTTTCTTTAGATTTTTACACAAAGTCGTGGAAAACGGTCATATCTATCTAGCTCAGCCGCCGCTTTATCGTTATAAAAAGGGTAAAAAAGAAATTTATCTAAAAGACGAAAGAGCGCTGAATGAATTTCTAATCGAAACCGGTATCGAAGGGGTTGAGTTTGAAGGTATAGGAAATGCTGATCTCATAGACTTTTTAAAGATAGTTGCGGCTTACAGAAGCGTATTAAAAGAGCTTGAAAAGCGATTTAGCGTGATTTCTGCGGTTAGATATATGATCGAAAATCCAGACATCGTTTCAAAAAGTTACGGCGAAATTTTTGAAATTTTGAAAAATTATCTGGAAGCGCAGGGACACAATATCCTAAACTCATACGTCAGCGAAGAGGAAGCTAGAATTTACGTACAAACCGAAAGCGGGTTGGAAGAGCTTTTGGTAAATGAAAATTTATTTACAAATCCTCTTTACGAAGAGGCGCTTTATATCAGTCAAAAGATAAAAGAGCGCGGCATCGAGCTAAAAGGCGACGTGATAGACGTGCTAGACGAGATCGAGAAAAATGCCAAAAAAGGTGCCTACATACAGCGTTATAAAGGCCTTGGCGAGATGAATCCCGAGCAGCTGTGGGAAACGACGATGAATCCAGAAAACCGTCGTTTGCTAAAAATAAACATAAACGACGCTATAAGCGCATCGGATATGTTTAATCTCTTCATGGGCGACGAGGTCGAACCGCGAAGAAACTATATACAAGAGCACGCAAAAGACGTGAAACATTTGGACGTGTAAAATGCTAAAATCAGAACTAAAAGAACGATCAAATAGGTTTAAAACCGCGCTCGAGGTATCCTCGATTTTTATCTTAACCATTATCATTTTGGTGTATATTTTTGTTAAAAAAGACGATATAGATTTTGGTACCGACGATGTCATTTTGATTGCGATTTTGGTTTTGTGTCAGGTTTATTTTACGGCTTATAAAATTTATCAGAGCTTTCAAACAAGCGTGCTTGATCAAGTTACGAAAGCCTATAATAGAGATGAAATTTTAAGACTTTTATCAAAGCAAGCTTTCAAATTTAAAGGCAAAAGCGGCGGCAATATTCTAATACTAAAGATCGAAAATTTAAACGATCTAAACGAGCGTTACAGCTTTGTTAGCACCGATATTTTGCTAAAACGATTAGTCGAGAGGCTGGAGAAATTTCTAAATGAAAAAGTGTCTAAAAACACTCTCATCGGTAGGTATTCAAACGAATATTTTCTAATATTTTGCGAGAGTAAAAGTACCGAGCTCATCCACCTTTTAAACGTTTTTGAAAAAAGCATTTTAAGCGACGGAATCTACAATATCGAGCTAAAGATCAAATTTGACGCTATCGATATAAATCACTCGGCAAGCCTCAAAAACTCGGTTTCTTATCTCATCCAAAAGCTAAACGAGAGTGATAGCGAAGATAAAGTGGACATCACGGACGATCTTGAAAAAGACGTATGTAACTGCATCGATATGCAAAGATTTATCTTTCAAACTCAGCTTGTTAAAAGCCTTCGTTTCGGGCAGAATTTTAAAAATATCATTGTAAAAGTCTATACCGATAAACAAGGGCTAGTCTCAAAAGCAAAGGTGCAAAATATTGCGAACAAAAACGGCTATGAGGTGCTTTTTGACATAAACGTTATCAAAAAGCTATCCGAGCTTAAATTTAAAGACGAAGATCCGATCGTGATTGAAATTTCGTCGGTTTCGATTAGAAATTTAAAATTTACGAATTTTATAAAAGAGTTCGTCGGACTGGGTAAAATTAATCCAAATCGCGTTATTTTCGAGTTTAGCGAGAAGTTAGTGTATGATGAGATAAACAGATTTAGAGAGATTTTGACGGAGTATAAAAACCTTGGTTTCCGCTTTGCGCTTAATAAATTCGGCGGCAACAATGCGGGCTTTGAATATTTTAAATATTTGCCGATAGATTTCGTTATCTACGACATCGAATTTAACAAAAATATCAAAAACGACAAATTTAAAACGCTGTTAGAAAATCTAAATTTGACCGCAAAAAGAGTAGGCGTAAAATCCATCGTGAGATTTGTGGAGGACGACGAGTTTTACAACATCGCGGAGCGCTATCAGACCGACTTCGCGCAGGGCTTTTTCATAGAGAAGCCAAAAGAAATTTAAAGGAAAAAAATGCAAGAAAATGAGGTCGTAGAACCAAAATACGGCGAGAAAATAATAAGCGAATTTGACGTAGAAAAAGACCTAGAAATATGGGAAAACAATCACGAACGCGACTATAAGATCAAGATCACGTTGCCGGAGTTTTGCTGCCTATGCCCGCGCTCGGGGTATCCTGACTTTGCGACGATATATCTTGAGTACGTGCCGGCTAAATTCGTCGTCGAGCTAAAAGCGATCAAACTCTACATCAACAGTTTCATGACGCGTAACATCAGCCACGAAGATAGCATAAACGAAATTTACGACGTTTTAGAGCGAAAGCTAGCGCCAAAATGGATGAAGATCACGGGCGACTTTAATCCGCGCGGCAACGTCCATACCGTGATCGAAATTTGCTCGGACGAGATAATCAAAAAAACGCAAGAACAAAGCTTTGAAGCGCCGAAATTTGAGAAATTTACGCGAGATAGCGAGCGAAGTTTCGATAGAGGCGGTTACGGCGGACGCGAGTCTAAATTTAGCAGAGACGGCTCTCGCGGTAAGAGTTTCGGAGCCGATAGAAGAGATACAAAAACCGGCGATAGAAAACCTCGCGCGAGTAAAGATAAATTTGACGATAAACCGCGAAGAACAGGCAGCAAAGAGGGCTTTAAAAAGCCTGAATTTGCCGGCGAAAAGCGCGCTAGAGTCGTGAAAAAATCATCGGAAGATAAATGATAAGCGCGCAGCTGATCGAGCACATCTTTAAGGCCGCGTCGATCTCGCGCTGGAACGACTATCCGAAGATGACGAATTTAGTCGAGCTTGATAAGCAGGCGCATAAATTTATCATCGCGTATTTTATCGCAAAACTCGAGCATAATGCCGATATGAACTACATCATCGAGGCGGGTATTTTCGAGTTTCTCGCGCGCGTAGTGGTTACGGATATACGCCCGGACGTATTTCATCAGATGCAAAAAACCAAAAACGAGCAGATAAATGCTTGGGTGCTAACAATCCTAGAAGGGCTCGTAAAGGACGTCGAGGGCGGTAAATTTTTAGAGCGGATGCGCCGCTATCTCACACACAAAGACAAGGCTCACGCCAAAGAGCGCCTGATCCTAAAGGCCGCTAGCTATCTCGCGACGCGCTGGGAGTTTTCGATCGTTTATCAAACGAGCAAATTTTTAAGCGACATAGACGAACTAAAAGCGCGCGTGGAGGAGGAGTTGGAGGATTATTACGAGCTAATAGGCGTGCGCAAAATCGTGATGAATCAAAAGCTAGCCAAGCTAGTCGATCTAGCCGGCAGACTGCGCTTTCAAAAGCGCTGGGCACAGACGCCGCGCATCCCTGAAACGGCGGTTTTAGGACACATGCTAGTCGTGGCGATTTTGAGTTATTTTTACTCTCTTGAGGTTAAGGCCTGCAAATCAAGGCTAGAAAACAACTTCTTTTGCGCGCTCTTTCACGACCTGCCCGAGTCGCTAACGCGCGATATTATTAGCCCCGTAAAATACGGTATCGAAGGTCTAAACGAGATAATCAGCGAATACGAAATGCGCCTGATAGACGAGAAAATTTTGCCTTTCGTGCCTGAAAATTTTAGAGACGAGTTTAGCTATATCCTGGGTATCCGTATGGAAGAGGGCAAATTTATCAAAAACGAGTTTGAAAACAGGATCTGCGAGAAAAAACCTCTACATCACGAGGGCACGATGGAAAACGTAAACGAGGATAAATTTAACGCGATCGACGGTAAAGCGCTTAAATTTTGCGATAAACTCGCGGCGTTTTTCGAGGCGGGGATATCGATCAGCTACGGCGTGAAGTCAAACGAACTAACCGAAGGCTTTAATAATATGGATAAATTTTTTCAGAAAAATCAGAGCTTGGACGGAGTGAATTTTTTAAAAGTTTGCGATGATTTTAAGGAGCATTTTTCGCTTTTGCAGGTTTAAAAACCCTCTCTCAGATGACTGCGGCACACGCCTAGCCTAAGTGCTCTGCTGTGTTCCCACCCTGAAGCGGTGCCTAGAAGAGACATTGCACAGGTCTAAGAAAGGGCAAGAGCGATTTTACTCAAATTTTACTTAAATATATTTTAGGCGGCAATATGGGATTTGATATAAAATGTAAATTTTTGTCGTTGTTTAGGGAGTTTTTGGTCTATCACCATCGCTCGCTGGAGTTTCGCGCGAAGGTCTTTGCGGCTATCATCTCGGCCAAACTCAATCCCGAAGAGGACGATTTTGAAAATTTATACGATATCTCGAGCGAAATTTACGGCGGCGACGAAAACCGCAAACGCGTACTTATCGAAACCACAAAAGAATACGTCTCCCGTATTAAACGCAAAGACCCGATGACGCTTGATAGCTTGCTCTTAGCGATCGATCAGGCCATCAGAGCGAATAAAAACTACGCACTAAAGATCGACTTCGAGCACCTACGCAGGCTCATCGACGCCGACGAATACGAAGGCCTCGTGCAACAGCGCGTGTATGATTTCTTGCTATATGAGGTAAAAACCTACGCGCCAAACAGATAAAACCTCAAATTTGAAGATCAAATTCTGCATATTTTTACTGCTCTTTAGCGGCGCTTTTTATGCGGCTACTTATTACGGATTTGATTTTTTGGGAGGCGATGCGCTTGATGACGGCATTTACAAAGAGGTCGATATGTCGGAGGTCGGTAGCGCAACCGACATAAATTTTACCGTCAAAAAGGCCGGTATCTACGAGATAAGTTTCATCTACGCGCAAGATCCGCAAAAGCAAAAAGAGGAAGAAAAGCTCAGCGAGGAGGCCTTCCCGGGATACGGCAGCGACGAGTTTACGAAATGGTTTTGCCGGAAAACTACAGCCGCTAAGCTAGCCGGATACTACGGTTATACGACGCAAGGCGTCCCTGAGCCAATTGGCACGAGTGAAGAGGAAAAAGCGGCCTGCACGGGCGAAAAAATATTACTAAAAGTTATGCTCAAATCTCTACAAAACCGCAAAATAAGCTACGTAAAAGGCGGCGAGGCGAACGATCTAAAACAAAATTTAAGCGCCCTAACCGAAACCTTTGATCTGTCAAAATACGGCGCGACTTCATGGTACAGCGCGCCAAACGGAGGCTTTGCGCACGATAAAGTTTTGCTCCGAGCAGAGCTCGAAAAAGGCGAATATAGCGTAAAAGTACAGGCTCTAAGCGATGTGCCCGAGCTAAAAAAGATCGTGACGTTTATTAAAATTAGTAAATATCACAACTGGAAGTGATGATTTGCGAGATTTTGCGCGTCAAATTTGTCCTTTTGAGCATCAAATTTGATTAAATTTACTAAAAATTCCTAAGCCCTATTTCCAAATTTGAACGGATCAAATTTGGATCAAATTTAGCCTTCGCCTGCATCAAATTTCCAAAATTTTCGCCCGTGTCGAGGAAATTTTGTAGATAGTAAACGCCTCTGTATCCGTGCTCGTACAAAATCTCGCTCATAACAGAGATATCGGCCTCGTCTAGCAAGTCCGCGTGCACCGTCGTTCTAACCTCAAATTTAAAGCCGGTTTGCAACAAAAACTCAAGCGTTTGCAAGAAATTTTTATACAAATTCGAGCCGGTAACCTTGATAAATTTCTCCTTCGTCGCCTTAAAATCAAGCGCGATGTAGTCGATCAAATTTAGCGAGATAACCTGCCCAATGATGGTCAAATTTGAGCCGTTGGTATCGACCTTGAGCGAAAAGCCGCGCGACTTTACTTCGCGAGCTAGCGGTAAAAACGCTGGGCTAAGCGTGCATTCGCCGCCGCTAAAAACTACGCCGCTAAGTTTGCCTTTGCGCTTGTCTAAAAAATTGATAAACTCGGCACAGCTGATCTGTCCGGCACCCGTGACGATAGGAACGTTGTAGCAGTAGGCGCAGCGCATGTTGCAGCCCGCAAACCACGCTATACAGGCCGTTTTGTCGGGGTAGTCGAGGGTCGTAAAGGGGGTGAGCGAGTAAAGCGGAAAATCGTCGTTTTTCACGTTTTACTCGCAGGAGTTTAGCGGGATTTAGGCTCGCAAAATTTGACGCGCTCTTTATGCTCGCCTTTTTTACCGAGGTTAAAGCTCTCTACAGGGCGGTGGTAGCCCATTACGCGGGTATAAACGACACATTTCGTGCGCTTTGCCTCAAGCGAAGCTAGGATTTCTTTGTCGCTCATTTGTCACTCCTTGATAATTGATGTCAAATAGTATAGCACTTTGTAGATAACTACCGTCTTAAATTCCGCTGCATGCTTTTGTTTTTCAGCCGTTGTTAAAAGTATGGTAATATCCGCGTTACGATTAAATTTAAAACAAAGGAAAAACATGACAAAAGTCAAATTTCACGGCGCGGACGTCGCGCTAAAAGGCGAAGAGGTATTTGTGGGCTCATATGCGCCAGAAGTCGCGCTCGTAGGGCAGGATCTAGGCGAGTTTAAGGTCGGCGGCAATAACGGCATCGAGATACTAGTCGCCGTTCCGTCTCTGGATACGGGCGTTTGCGCGACGGAAACGCGTAAATTTAACGAAAAAATGGCAGCCAAAGCGGCGATCAAACTAAGCGTGATCTCGATGGATCTGCCGTTTGCGATGGGTAGATTTTGCTCTACGGAGGGCATCAAAAATTTAAAAGTCGGCAGCGACTTTAGAGCTAGAGAATTTGGCGAAAAATACGGCGTAATCATCGGCGAAGGACCGCTTGTGGGGCTTTTGGCTAGAGCCGTTTTCGTTATCAAAGACGGCGTCGTCATCCATAAGCAAATCGTCCCAGAGATCGCGGAGGAGCCAAACTACGACGCGGTATTTGACGCGATAAAATCAAGCGGAGGCTGCGGCTGCGGGTGCATGTAAGCCGATAAATTTAAAGACCGCAAGAGCGGTCTTTTCTGCATAAACTATCAAATTTTACGGTCAAATTTGCTTTTTATCTTTTAATATAACGATATCAAATTTTAACTAATATCCATAAAATTAAAATTATTTTTTGTCAACGCCAGCGATTTAGCTGTGTAGAGGTTTGGGTAAATTTAAATGCAGTAAAAAGCGAGCCGAGCTTAAATTTGCCAGAAATCCAAGCAAATTTAAGCACTCGTCAGTCAAATTTGATGTAAATTTTACTGACATCCCTCGCACTCGATCGAGCGATCGGCGACGTTGTTTAGTTTTTCGCTATCAGGGCTTTCGGAGCGTAGATAGTAGGTTGATTTTAGTCCCAGCTCCCACGCAAGCGTGTAAATTTCGCTCAGATATCCGCCGCTAGCTTTGTCTAGGCTCATGAAAATATTTAGACTCTGTCCCTGGTCGATCCACTTTTGGCGGATGGCGCCGGCACGCACGAGCACGCGCTGATCTAGCTCATAGGCAGGCGTGTAGAACTGCCACGTCTCAGGGCTGAGATTTGGCACGACGTTTGGTATCATACCGCTTAGGTTGTGCTCGAACCACTTGCGCTTGTACACGGGCTCGATCGTCTGCGTGGTGCCTACGAGTATGCTGATACTCGATGTCGGCGCAATCGCCATCAGATAGCCGTTTCGCATGCCGTCTTTTTTGACCTTTTCGCGTAGTTTACTCCAGTCGCAGGCGTTCTCGTCAAATAGCCCGCCTCTGTCGTTTAGAAGCGCTTTGGCGTTTGCGTTTGCCGTGTCGATAGGCATCACTCCCCTGCTCCACTTCGAGCCTTCAAAAAGCGGATACACGCCCTTTTCTACCGCCAAATTTGAGCTGGCGTAGATGGCGTTGAAGCTAATATTTTCCATCACGCTATCGATCAGCGCTAGGTGCTCGTAGCTGCCCCATTTCACGCCGCGTTCGGCTAGCATCTGCGCCTCGCCCATGACGCCAAGGCCGATCGAGCGGGAGGTTAGGTTGGTGTGTTTTACCTTTTTGTGCGGGTAGAAATTTAGATCGATGACGTTATCTAGCATGCGTACGGCGATCGGCACGACGCGCTCGATGTCCTCTTTTTTGTTGATTTTGCTTAAATTTATACTCGCGAGGTTGCACACGGCGGTTTTACCCTCGACGCTTTCTTTTTCGACGATGAAAATTTGCTCGCCGCCGATGCTATCTAGAGCGCTTAGTTTTTTGGCTTTTTTGGTTATGCCGCTATCAACGGTGACGTCTTCTTCCTCGTCAAATAGCCGTTCGGAGCCGCTCTCAAACGTGATCTTGATCTTGTAGTAGTTTGGTTGCGTATTTTGGAAAATTTCGGTGCATAAATTTGAGCTCCTGATGATGCCGTCGTGGTCGTTCGGATTGGCTTTGTTTGCGTTATCTTTAAAGCACAAAAACGGCATGCCCGATTCAAAATAGCTAGTTAAAATTTTCTTCCACAGTTCTTTTGCCATGACGACGTTTTTTTGGATCTTTTCGTCGTTTTCGTACGCTAGGTAGCGAGCCTCGAACTCATCGCCGTATAGATCGCACAGATCGGCGACCTCTGCGGGGTCAAATAGGCTCCAGCGCGCGTTTTCTTTTACGCGTTTCATGAAAAGGTCGTTTATCCAAAGCGCAGGGAACAGCTCATGCGCTCTGCGGCGCTCTTCGCCCGAGTTTTTGCGCAGATCCAGGAAGTCGCTCACGTCCATGTGCCACGGCTCGACGTAGACGGCTATCGCGCCCTTTCTCGTGCCTAGCTGATCGACGGCGACGGCGATGTCGTTTGTGACTTTTAGAAAAGGGATGATGCCGCCGGCTGCGTTTTTATGTCCGTCGATGCTACCGCCCATCGCGCGCACCTTGCACCAGTCCCAGCCGATACCGCCGCCAAATTTGCTAAGAAGCGCCATCTCTTTGTAGCTATCGAAAATCCCCTCGATATTATCGGGCGTGCTTCCTACGTAGCAGGAACTTAGCTGATGGCGCGTCGTGCGGGCGTTTGATAGCGTCGGAGTGGCGAGCATGACTTCAAATTTAGATATGAGGTCGTAAAATTTCTTCGCCCAGCCTTGGCAGTCTAGTTCATTTTGCGCGAGGAACATCGCTATGGCCATAAACATCTGCTGCGGTAGCTCTATCGGCGCGCCGCTGCGGTCTTTGATCAGGTAGCGGTCGTATAGCGTCTTGATGCCTAGATATGCAAACTGCAAGTCGCGCTCGGGTCTGATGTAGTCGTTTAGGTCGTCCAGGTCGTATTTTTCTTTTAGTCCAGGGATGATACGGCCTGCTTTTTCGCCTTTTTGCAGATAGTCGCGTAGGTGGTTGTAGCCGCTAAAGCCCGTAACCTTGTGATAAAGGTCGTATAAAAACAGCCTCGCCGCGACGAAGGTCCAGTTTGGGCGATCGATGTCGATCTTTTCGACGGCCGTTTTGATGAGGGTTTGTTGGATCTCCTCGGTCGTTATCATATCGCGAAATTGAATTTTCGCGTCCACCTCAAGCTCGCTTAGACTCACGTTTGCTAGCCCCGCGACCGCCTCGCTCGTGTATTTTTTGATCTTGCTTACGTCAAGCTCCTCGGTGCGTCCGTTTCGTTTGATTACTTTCAAATTTTGTTCCTTATCTATATTTTATAAACCAAGTCCAGCAAAATGCTGCAAACAAGCGATAAAAGCATCAGCTGTTTTATCTCCAAGCCATTTAACGACTTCCATTAGCTTTGATTTTTTTTCTTGATCATCTTTGCAATATTCAAGTTCTCTAAGCATTCCTTTTAATTCATCCTTTAAATTTTTAGCAAGAATTTCATCTGGAATCTGATCTATTTTTTCTATCGTGCTTTTGATGCTAATATCTTGAGCAATATTAGCACTCGCTGTATTTGTATTGTTATTATTTATTGTGACGGAATTTGATTGATTTGAGCTCATAGTTTTTTCATCCTCATCTTGTAATTTAGCCATATGTAATTTTAATTTATCTATCAACATTTCAAGATATTTTTTATAATTATCGTAATTTATTGGAGTACCATAATAATGGCTGGTTAGAGCAGGCGATGGAGCACGAATATAAATTTCTTCTATATGTTTATATATTCCATTTAAACGAGTAAAAAAATCATAAATTTCTTTAGGCTTTTTATTTAAATATCCTTCTGCCTCTATAATATGTTTTTCTATTATTTCTATCTGTTTTCTATTTGACATT includes these proteins:
- a CDS encoding EAL domain-containing protein gives rise to the protein MLKSELKERSNRFKTALEVSSIFILTIIILVYIFVKKDDIDFGTDDVILIAILVLCQVYFTAYKIYQSFQTSVLDQVTKAYNRDEILRLLSKQAFKFKGKSGGNILILKIENLNDLNERYSFVSTDILLKRLVERLEKFLNEKVSKNTLIGRYSNEYFLIFCESKSTELIHLLNVFEKSILSDGIYNIELKIKFDAIDINHSASLKNSVSYLIQKLNESDSEDKVDITDDLEKDVCNCIDMQRFIFQTQLVKSLRFGQNFKNIIVKVYTDKQGLVSKAKVQNIANKNGYEVLFDINVIKKLSELKFKDEDPIVIEISSVSIRNLKFTNFIKEFVGLGKINPNRVIFEFSEKLVYDEINRFREILTEYKNLGFRFALNKFGGNNAGFEYFKYLPIDFVIYDIEFNKNIKNDKFKTLLENLNLTAKRVGVKSIVRFVEDDEFYNIAERYQTDFAQGFFIEKPKEI
- the queF gene encoding preQ(1) synthase, which encodes MQENEVVEPKYGEKIISEFDVEKDLEIWENNHERDYKIKITLPEFCCLCPRSGYPDFATIYLEYVPAKFVVELKAIKLYINSFMTRNISHEDSINEIYDVLERKLAPKWMKITGDFNPRGNVHTVIEICSDEIIKKTQEQSFEAPKFEKFTRDSERSFDRGGYGGRESKFSRDGSRGKSFGADRRDTKTGDRKPRASKDKFDDKPRRTGSKEGFKKPEFAGEKRARVVKKSSEDK
- a CDS encoding HD domain-containing protein; this translates as MISAQLIEHIFKAASISRWNDYPKMTNLVELDKQAHKFIIAYFIAKLEHNADMNYIIEAGIFEFLARVVVTDIRPDVFHQMQKTKNEQINAWVLTILEGLVKDVEGGKFLERMRRYLTHKDKAHAKERLILKAASYLATRWEFSIVYQTSKFLSDIDELKARVEEELEDYYELIGVRKIVMNQKLAKLVDLAGRLRFQKRWAQTPRIPETAVLGHMLVVAILSYFYSLEVKACKSRLENNFFCALFHDLPESLTRDIISPVKYGIEGLNEIISEYEMRLIDEKILPFVPENFRDEFSYILGIRMEEGKFIKNEFENRICEKKPLHHEGTMENVNEDKFNAIDGKALKFCDKLAAFFEAGISISYGVKSNELTEGFNNMDKFFQKNQSLDGVNFLKVCDDFKEHFSLLQV
- a CDS encoding DUF5625 family protein — protein: MKIKFCIFLLLFSGAFYAATYYGFDFLGGDALDDGIYKEVDMSEVGSATDINFTVKKAGIYEISFIYAQDPQKQKEEEKLSEEAFPGYGSDEFTKWFCRKTTAAKLAGYYGYTTQGVPEPIGTSEEEKAACTGEKILLKVMLKSLQNRKISYVKGGEANDLKQNLSALTETFDLSKYGATSWYSAPNGGFAHDKVLLRAELEKGEYSVKVQALSDVPELKKIVTFIKISKYHNWK
- a CDS encoding anaerobic ribonucleoside-triphosphate reductase activating protein, giving the protein MKNDDFPLYSLTPFTTLDYPDKTACIAWFAGCNMRCAYCYNVPIVTGAGQISCAEFINFLDKRKGKLSGVVFSGGECTLSPAFLPLAREVKSRGFSLKVDTNGSNLTIIGQVISLNLIDYIALDFKATKEKFIKVTGSNLYKNFLQTLEFLLQTGFKFEVRTTVHADLLDEADISVMSEILYEHGYRGVYYLQNFLDTGENFGNLMQAKAKFDPNLIRSNLEIGLRNF
- the nrdD gene encoding anaerobic ribonucleoside-triphosphate reductase; protein product: MSDKEILASLEAKRTKCVVYTRVMGYHRPVESFNLGKKGEHKERVKFCEPKSR
- the tpx gene encoding thiol peroxidase, whose translation is MTKVKFHGADVALKGEEVFVGSYAPEVALVGQDLGEFKVGGNNGIEILVAVPSLDTGVCATETRKFNEKMAAKAAIKLSVISMDLPFAMGRFCSTEGIKNLKVGSDFRAREFGEKYGVIIGEGPLVGLLARAVFVIKDGVVIHKQIVPEIAEEPNYDAVFDAIKSSGGCGCGCM
- a CDS encoding ribonucleoside-diphosphate reductase subunit alpha, with amino-acid sequence MKVIKRNGRTEELDVSKIKKYTSEAVAGLANVSLSELEVDAKIQFRDMITTEEIQQTLIKTAVEKIDIDRPNWTFVAARLFLYDLYHKVTGFSGYNHLRDYLQKGEKAGRIIPGLKEKYDLDDLNDYIRPERDLQFAYLGIKTLYDRYLIKDRSGAPIELPQQMFMAIAMFLAQNELDCQGWAKKFYDLISKFEVMLATPTLSNARTTRHQLSSCYVGSTPDNIEGIFDSYKEMALLSKFGGGIGWDWCKVRAMGGSIDGHKNAAGGIIPFLKVTNDIAVAVDQLGTRKGAIAVYVEPWHMDVSDFLDLRKNSGEERRRAHELFPALWINDLFMKRVKENARWSLFDPAEVADLCDLYGDEFEARYLAYENDEKIQKNVVMAKELWKKILTSYFESGMPFLCFKDNANKANPNDHDGIIRSSNLCTEIFQNTQPNYYKIKITFESGSERLFDEEEDVTVDSGITKKAKKLSALDSIGGEQIFIVEKESVEGKTAVCNLASINLSKINKKEDIERVVPIAVRMLDNVIDLNFYPHKKVKHTNLTSRSIGLGVMGEAQMLAERGVKWGSYEHLALIDSVMENISFNAIYASSNLAVEKGVYPLFEGSKWSRGVMPIDTANANAKALLNDRGGLFDENACDWSKLREKVKKDGMRNGYLMAIAPTSSISILVGTTQTIEPVYKRKWFEHNLSGMIPNVVPNLSPETWQFYTPAYELDQRVLVRAGAIRQKWIDQGQSLNIFMSLDKASGGYLSEIYTLAWELGLKSTYYLRSESPDSEKLNNVADRSIECEGCQ